In Canis lupus familiaris isolate Mischka breed German Shepherd chromosome 5, alternate assembly UU_Cfam_GSD_1.0, whole genome shotgun sequence, a genomic segment contains:
- the VWA5A gene encoding von Willebrand factor A domain-containing protein 5A isoform X5 codes for MALPGGLLTRGEEPVPLKSISVTLSIREFVAGVSATLNYENEEEVPLETFFVFPMDEDSAVYSFEAEIDGKKIKAELKDKRKAHSIYESALSNRRQAFLLEEDRYSRDVFCCNVGNLHPGSKVALTLKYVQELPLEADGTLRYVLPAVLNPRYCRPGSSEDSCLNMKTPVVPLEELPYTFSMIATISSQHGIERIQSNCPFSPMEYLGDDKTSAQVSLTEGHKFDRDVELLIYYREKHTPSVAVEMGQAKDNPVDGLMKDPSVMVCFYPNIPEVESPVICGEFVFLMDRSGSMHCPISKQDKSQLRIEAAKETLILLLKSLPIGCYFNVYGFGTSYEAFFPNSVKYTQQTMEEALRRVQLMRADLGGTEILTPLQIIYGEPSIPGHSLQLFIFTDGEVTDTFSVINEVRRNRTKHRCFSFGIGEGASTSLIKGIARVAGGTSEFITGKARMQSKALSALKRALQPAVEDISVSWDLPRGLSAKMLSPEQTVLYRGQRLIIYALLSGTMPPADTTGEVCLKYMLQGKSFENRVTFSLQPKPDDNFTIHRLAAKSFLQTKDMGFRDTPAKDKKDVLKVSIDCGVISSQTAFIAVNKSLNKPVQGPLARRDVPRPILLGAASMIPRFYGGAHSKPSSSYSPPASQPTRTNHYPSVSYQQDDYKPCRPMISKEMCALVFGDNHLVQLISLQNADGSWYPDENLAGILGRSLEDLLAAIPVKDANSSSWATVLAMVWLHSNAKQMKCEWELLEKKARTWIRIHAASIMQELVKAAIAFTKSSVDPAIFAL; via the exons ATGGCGCTCCCTGGTGGTTTACTAACCCGCGGTGAGGAGCCAG TACCACTGAAGAGCATCAGTGTAACCTTGTCCATTCGTGAGTTTGTGGCTGGTGTGTCTGCCACCTTAAACTATGAGAATGAGGAGGAAGTTCCTTTGGAGACCTTTTTTGTGTTCCCCATGGATGAAGACTCAGCTGTCTACAGCTTTGAGGCCGAGATTGAtgggaagaaaattaaagcagaattAAAGGATAAGAGGAAG GCCCACAGCATCTATGAGAGTGCCTTAAGCAACCGCCGCCAAGCTTTCCTCCTGGAGGAGGACCGGTACTCCAGGGACGTCTTCTGTTGCAATGTGGGGAACctgcaccctgggtcaaaggtggCACTCACTCTGAAGTATGTGCAGGAGCTACCCCTGGAAGCAGATGGGACCCTACGCTATGTGCTCCCAGCTGTCTTGAATCCTCGATACTGTCGCCCTG GATCATCTGAGGACAGTTGCCTAAATATGAAGACTCCTGTAGTCCCTTTGGAGGAACTGCCCTATACATTCAGCATGATTGCCACCATCAGTTCCCAGCATGGCATTGAGAGGATCCAATCCAACTGCCCCTTCAGTCCTATGGAGTACCTTGGAGATGATAAGACCTCTGCTCAG GTTTCCTTGACTGAAGGACACAAATTTGATCGAGATGTGGAACTCCTGATTTACTACCGTGAGAAGCATACCCCCAGTGTAGCCGTAGAGATGGGGCAGGCTAAAGACAACCCAg TAGATGGTTTGATGAAGGATCCATCTGTGATGGTGTGTTTCTATCCAAACATCCCAGAAGTTGAGTCACCAGTTATCTGTGGAGAATTTGTCTTCCTCATGGACCGCTCAGGAAGTATGCATTGCCCCATAAGTAAACAGGATAAATCTCAGCTGCGCATAGAGGCAGCCAAG gAAACACTGATTTTGCTGCTGAAGAGTTTGCCTATAGGCTGTTATTTCAATGTCTATGGATTTGGAACTTCCTATGAGGCATTCTTTCC GAATAGCGTGAAATACACTCAGCAGACCATGGAGGAAGCACTGAGGAGAGTTCAGCTTATGCGGGCTGACCTGGGGGGCACAGAAATCTTGACACCACTCCAGATCATCTACGGGGAACCTTCCATCCCGGGCCACTCCCTACAG CTTTTTATCTTCACAGATGGAGAAGTTACTGACACATTTAGCGTAATTAACGAAGTCAGGAGGAACAGGACGAAGCACAG ATGTTTCTCCTTTGGTATTGGAGAAGGAGCCTCTACCAGCCTAATAAAAGGCATTGCCCGTGTAGCAGGCGGCACTTCAGAATTTATCACCGGCAAGGCCAGGATGCAGTCCAAG GCTCTTAGTGCCTTAAAACGTGCTCTACAGCCTGCAGTAGAAGATATTTCTGTGAGCTGGGATTTGCCTCGTGGCCTGTCTGCTAAAATGCTTTCACCAGAACAGACTGTCCTCTATAGGGGTCAGAGGTTAATCATCTATGCCCTTTTGAGTGGGACCATGCCG CCAGCAGATACGACAGGAGAAGTCTGCCTCAAATACATGCTCCAGGGCAAGAGTTTCGAGAATAGGGTGACATTTTCTCTGCAACCCAAGCCCGATGACAA CTTCACCATTCACCGCCTTGCTGCTAAGTCCTTTCTCCAGACCAAGGATATGGGCTTCAGGGACACTCcagcaaaagataaaaaagatgtgcTGAAGGTCAGCATTGACTGTGGAGTCATAAGCTCCCAGACAGCCTTCATTGCCGTCAACAAAAGTCTCAACAAGCCAGTTCAGGGGCCTCTGGCTCGTAGGGATGTTCCAAGGCCAATTCTGTTGGGTGCTGCTTCAATGATACCACGATTCTATGGAGGTG CTCATTCAAAGCCCTCATCCTCCTACTCTCCTCCTGCATCTCAGCCCACGCGGACCAATCATTACCCAAGCGTGTCATATCAGCAGGATGATTACAAACCCTGTAGGCCCATGATTAGCAAGGAGATGTGCGCTCTAG tCTTTGGGGATAATCATCTTGTACAGCTGATTTCCCTCCAGAATGCAGATGGTTCCTGGTATCCAGATGAAAATCTGGCTGGGATCCTAGGTAGAAGTTTAGAAGACCTACTGGCTGCAATCCCTGTCAAG GATGCAAATTCCTCAAGCTGGGCCACAGTCCTGGCAATGGTCTGGCTGCATTCCAATGCTAAGCAAATGAAGTGCGAGTGGGAACTTCTGGAAAAGAAGGCCAGAACGTGGATCCGCATCCACGCAG CCTCCATCATGCAAGAGCTTGTGAAAGCTGCTATTGCTTTTACCAAGTCATCCGTGGACCCCGCCATCTTTGCCCTCTGA
- the VWA5A gene encoding von Willebrand factor A domain-containing protein 5A isoform X2, which translates to MVYKKHHCYQTDEQHGHRSGLGPMALPGGLLTRGEEPVPLKSISVTLSIREFVAGVSATLNYENEEEVPLETFFVFPMDEDSAVYSFEAEIDGKKIKAELKDKRKAHSIYESALSNRRQAFLLEEDRYSRDVFCCNVGNLHPGSKVALTLKYVQELPLEADGTLRYVLPAVLNPRYCRPGSSEDSCLNMKTPVVPLEELPYTFSMIATISSQHGIERIQSNCPFSPMEYLGDDKTSAQVSLTEGHKFDRDVELLIYYREKHTPSVAVEMGQAKDNPVDGLMKDPSVMVCFYPNIPEVESPVICGEFVFLMDRSGSMHCPISKQDKSQLRIEAAKETLILLLKSLPIGCYFNVYGFGTSYEAFFPNSVKYTQQTMEEALRRVQLMRADLGGTEILTPLQIIYGEPSIPGHSLQLFIFTDGEVTDTFSVINEVRRNRTKHRCFSFGIGEGASTSLIKGIARVAGGTSEFITGKARMQSKALSALKRALQPAVEDISVSWDLPRGLSAKMLSPEQTVLYRGQRLIIYALLSGTMPPADTTGEVCLKYMLQGKSFENRVTFSLQPKPDDNFTIHRLAAKSFLQTKDMGFRDTPAKDKKDVLKVSIDCGVISSQTAFIAVNKSLNKPVQGPLARRDVPRPILLGAASMIPRFYGGAHSKPSSSYSPPASQPTRTNHYPSVSYQQDDYKPCRPMISKEMCALVFGDNHLVQLISLQNADGSWYPDENLAGILGRSLEDLLAAIPVKDANSSSWATVLAMVWLHSNAKQMKCEWELLEKKARTWIRIHAASIMQELVKAAIAFTKSSVDPAIFAL; encoded by the exons CCCCATGGCGCTCCCTGGTGGTTTACTAACCCGCGGTGAGGAGCCAG TACCACTGAAGAGCATCAGTGTAACCTTGTCCATTCGTGAGTTTGTGGCTGGTGTGTCTGCCACCTTAAACTATGAGAATGAGGAGGAAGTTCCTTTGGAGACCTTTTTTGTGTTCCCCATGGATGAAGACTCAGCTGTCTACAGCTTTGAGGCCGAGATTGAtgggaagaaaattaaagcagaattAAAGGATAAGAGGAAG GCCCACAGCATCTATGAGAGTGCCTTAAGCAACCGCCGCCAAGCTTTCCTCCTGGAGGAGGACCGGTACTCCAGGGACGTCTTCTGTTGCAATGTGGGGAACctgcaccctgggtcaaaggtggCACTCACTCTGAAGTATGTGCAGGAGCTACCCCTGGAAGCAGATGGGACCCTACGCTATGTGCTCCCAGCTGTCTTGAATCCTCGATACTGTCGCCCTG GATCATCTGAGGACAGTTGCCTAAATATGAAGACTCCTGTAGTCCCTTTGGAGGAACTGCCCTATACATTCAGCATGATTGCCACCATCAGTTCCCAGCATGGCATTGAGAGGATCCAATCCAACTGCCCCTTCAGTCCTATGGAGTACCTTGGAGATGATAAGACCTCTGCTCAG GTTTCCTTGACTGAAGGACACAAATTTGATCGAGATGTGGAACTCCTGATTTACTACCGTGAGAAGCATACCCCCAGTGTAGCCGTAGAGATGGGGCAGGCTAAAGACAACCCAg TAGATGGTTTGATGAAGGATCCATCTGTGATGGTGTGTTTCTATCCAAACATCCCAGAAGTTGAGTCACCAGTTATCTGTGGAGAATTTGTCTTCCTCATGGACCGCTCAGGAAGTATGCATTGCCCCATAAGTAAACAGGATAAATCTCAGCTGCGCATAGAGGCAGCCAAG gAAACACTGATTTTGCTGCTGAAGAGTTTGCCTATAGGCTGTTATTTCAATGTCTATGGATTTGGAACTTCCTATGAGGCATTCTTTCC GAATAGCGTGAAATACACTCAGCAGACCATGGAGGAAGCACTGAGGAGAGTTCAGCTTATGCGGGCTGACCTGGGGGGCACAGAAATCTTGACACCACTCCAGATCATCTACGGGGAACCTTCCATCCCGGGCCACTCCCTACAG CTTTTTATCTTCACAGATGGAGAAGTTACTGACACATTTAGCGTAATTAACGAAGTCAGGAGGAACAGGACGAAGCACAG ATGTTTCTCCTTTGGTATTGGAGAAGGAGCCTCTACCAGCCTAATAAAAGGCATTGCCCGTGTAGCAGGCGGCACTTCAGAATTTATCACCGGCAAGGCCAGGATGCAGTCCAAG GCTCTTAGTGCCTTAAAACGTGCTCTACAGCCTGCAGTAGAAGATATTTCTGTGAGCTGGGATTTGCCTCGTGGCCTGTCTGCTAAAATGCTTTCACCAGAACAGACTGTCCTCTATAGGGGTCAGAGGTTAATCATCTATGCCCTTTTGAGTGGGACCATGCCG CCAGCAGATACGACAGGAGAAGTCTGCCTCAAATACATGCTCCAGGGCAAGAGTTTCGAGAATAGGGTGACATTTTCTCTGCAACCCAAGCCCGATGACAA CTTCACCATTCACCGCCTTGCTGCTAAGTCCTTTCTCCAGACCAAGGATATGGGCTTCAGGGACACTCcagcaaaagataaaaaagatgtgcTGAAGGTCAGCATTGACTGTGGAGTCATAAGCTCCCAGACAGCCTTCATTGCCGTCAACAAAAGTCTCAACAAGCCAGTTCAGGGGCCTCTGGCTCGTAGGGATGTTCCAAGGCCAATTCTGTTGGGTGCTGCTTCAATGATACCACGATTCTATGGAGGTG CTCATTCAAAGCCCTCATCCTCCTACTCTCCTCCTGCATCTCAGCCCACGCGGACCAATCATTACCCAAGCGTGTCATATCAGCAGGATGATTACAAACCCTGTAGGCCCATGATTAGCAAGGAGATGTGCGCTCTAG tCTTTGGGGATAATCATCTTGTACAGCTGATTTCCCTCCAGAATGCAGATGGTTCCTGGTATCCAGATGAAAATCTGGCTGGGATCCTAGGTAGAAGTTTAGAAGACCTACTGGCTGCAATCCCTGTCAAG GATGCAAATTCCTCAAGCTGGGCCACAGTCCTGGCAATGGTCTGGCTGCATTCCAATGCTAAGCAAATGAAGTGCGAGTGGGAACTTCTGGAAAAGAAGGCCAGAACGTGGATCCGCATCCACGCAG CCTCCATCATGCAAGAGCTTGTGAAAGCTGCTATTGCTTTTACCAAGTCATCCGTGGACCCCGCCATCTTTGCCCTCTGA
- the VWA5A gene encoding von Willebrand factor A domain-containing protein 5A isoform X4: protein MVYKKHHCYQTDEQHGHRSGLGSPMALPGGLLTRGEEPVPLKSISVTLSIREFVAGVSATLNYENEEEVPLETFFVFPMDEDSAVYSFEAEIDGKKIKAELKDKRKAHSIYESALSNRRQAFLLEEDRYSRDVFCCNVGNLHPGSKVALTLKYVQELPLEADGTLRYVLPAVLNPRYCRPGSSEDSCLNMKTPVVPLEELPYTFSMIATISSQHGIERIQSNCPFSPMEYLGDDKTSAQVSLTEGHKFDRDVELLIYYREKHTPSVAVEMGQAKDNPVDGLMKDPSVMVCFYPNIPEVESPVICGEFVFLMDRSGSMHCPISKQDKSQLRIEAAKETLILLLKSLPIGCYFNVYGFGTSYEAFFPNSVKYTQQTMEEALRRVQLMRADLGGTEILTPLQIIYGEPSIPGHSLQLFIFTDGEVTDTFSVINEVRRNRTKHRCFSFGIGEGASTSLIKGIARVAGGTSEFITGKARMQSKALSALKRALQPAVEDISVSWDLPRGLSAKMLSPEQTVLYRGQRLIIYALLSGTMPPADTTGEVCLKYMLQGKSFENRVTFSLQPKPDDNFTIHRLAAKSFLQTKDMGFRDTPAKDKKDVLKVSIDCGVISSQTAFIAVNKSLNKPVQGPLARRDVPRPILLGAASMIPRFYGGGLDRSPAPDHTLRKKCMSLKEASPEIERAHSSTNRMNLETHPTVFGDNHLVQLISLQNADGSWYPDENLAGILGRSLEDLLAAIPVKDANSSSWATVLAMVWLHSNAKQMKCEWELLEKKARTWIRIHAASIMQELVKAAIAFTKSSVDPAIFAL from the exons TAGCCCCATGGCGCTCCCTGGTGGTTTACTAACCCGCGGTGAGGAGCCAG TACCACTGAAGAGCATCAGTGTAACCTTGTCCATTCGTGAGTTTGTGGCTGGTGTGTCTGCCACCTTAAACTATGAGAATGAGGAGGAAGTTCCTTTGGAGACCTTTTTTGTGTTCCCCATGGATGAAGACTCAGCTGTCTACAGCTTTGAGGCCGAGATTGAtgggaagaaaattaaagcagaattAAAGGATAAGAGGAAG GCCCACAGCATCTATGAGAGTGCCTTAAGCAACCGCCGCCAAGCTTTCCTCCTGGAGGAGGACCGGTACTCCAGGGACGTCTTCTGTTGCAATGTGGGGAACctgcaccctgggtcaaaggtggCACTCACTCTGAAGTATGTGCAGGAGCTACCCCTGGAAGCAGATGGGACCCTACGCTATGTGCTCCCAGCTGTCTTGAATCCTCGATACTGTCGCCCTG GATCATCTGAGGACAGTTGCCTAAATATGAAGACTCCTGTAGTCCCTTTGGAGGAACTGCCCTATACATTCAGCATGATTGCCACCATCAGTTCCCAGCATGGCATTGAGAGGATCCAATCCAACTGCCCCTTCAGTCCTATGGAGTACCTTGGAGATGATAAGACCTCTGCTCAG GTTTCCTTGACTGAAGGACACAAATTTGATCGAGATGTGGAACTCCTGATTTACTACCGTGAGAAGCATACCCCCAGTGTAGCCGTAGAGATGGGGCAGGCTAAAGACAACCCAg TAGATGGTTTGATGAAGGATCCATCTGTGATGGTGTGTTTCTATCCAAACATCCCAGAAGTTGAGTCACCAGTTATCTGTGGAGAATTTGTCTTCCTCATGGACCGCTCAGGAAGTATGCATTGCCCCATAAGTAAACAGGATAAATCTCAGCTGCGCATAGAGGCAGCCAAG gAAACACTGATTTTGCTGCTGAAGAGTTTGCCTATAGGCTGTTATTTCAATGTCTATGGATTTGGAACTTCCTATGAGGCATTCTTTCC GAATAGCGTGAAATACACTCAGCAGACCATGGAGGAAGCACTGAGGAGAGTTCAGCTTATGCGGGCTGACCTGGGGGGCACAGAAATCTTGACACCACTCCAGATCATCTACGGGGAACCTTCCATCCCGGGCCACTCCCTACAG CTTTTTATCTTCACAGATGGAGAAGTTACTGACACATTTAGCGTAATTAACGAAGTCAGGAGGAACAGGACGAAGCACAG ATGTTTCTCCTTTGGTATTGGAGAAGGAGCCTCTACCAGCCTAATAAAAGGCATTGCCCGTGTAGCAGGCGGCACTTCAGAATTTATCACCGGCAAGGCCAGGATGCAGTCCAAG GCTCTTAGTGCCTTAAAACGTGCTCTACAGCCTGCAGTAGAAGATATTTCTGTGAGCTGGGATTTGCCTCGTGGCCTGTCTGCTAAAATGCTTTCACCAGAACAGACTGTCCTCTATAGGGGTCAGAGGTTAATCATCTATGCCCTTTTGAGTGGGACCATGCCG CCAGCAGATACGACAGGAGAAGTCTGCCTCAAATACATGCTCCAGGGCAAGAGTTTCGAGAATAGGGTGACATTTTCTCTGCAACCCAAGCCCGATGACAA CTTCACCATTCACCGCCTTGCTGCTAAGTCCTTTCTCCAGACCAAGGATATGGGCTTCAGGGACACTCcagcaaaagataaaaaagatgtgcTGAAGGTCAGCATTGACTGTGGAGTCATAAGCTCCCAGACAGCCTTCATTGCCGTCAACAAAAGTCTCAACAAGCCAGTTCAGGGGCCTCTGGCTCGTAGGGATGTTCCAAGGCCAATTCTGTTGGGTGCTGCTTCAATGATACCACGATTCTATGGAGGTG GACTAGACAGGTCCCCTGCTCCTGATCATACACTAAGGAAGAAATGCATGTCTCTCAAAGAGGCCTCTCCTGAGATAGAAAGGGCTCATTCTTCCACCAACAGGATGAACTTGGAAACTCACCCAACAG tCTTTGGGGATAATCATCTTGTACAGCTGATTTCCCTCCAGAATGCAGATGGTTCCTGGTATCCAGATGAAAATCTGGCTGGGATCCTAGGTAGAAGTTTAGAAGACCTACTGGCTGCAATCCCTGTCAAG GATGCAAATTCCTCAAGCTGGGCCACAGTCCTGGCAATGGTCTGGCTGCATTCCAATGCTAAGCAAATGAAGTGCGAGTGGGAACTTCTGGAAAAGAAGGCCAGAACGTGGATCCGCATCCACGCAG CCTCCATCATGCAAGAGCTTGTGAAAGCTGCTATTGCTTTTACCAAGTCATCCGTGGACCCCGCCATCTTTGCCCTCTGA
- the VWA5A gene encoding von Willebrand factor A domain-containing protein 5A isoform X3, which yields MVYKKHHCYQTDEQHGHRSGLGSPMALPGGLLTRGEEPVPLKSISVTLSIREFVAGVSATLNYENEEEVPLETFFVFPMDEDSAVYSFEAEIDGKKIKAELKDKRKAHSIYESALSNRRQAFLLEEDRYSRDVFCCNVGNLHPGSKVALTLKYVQELPLEADGTLRYVLPAVLNPRYCRPGSSEDSCLNMKTPVVPLEELPYTFSMIATISSQHGIERIQSNCPFSPMEYLGDDKTSAQVSLTEGHKFDRDVELLIYYREKHTPSVAVEMGQAKDNPDGLMKDPSVMVCFYPNIPEVESPVICGEFVFLMDRSGSMHCPISKQDKSQLRIEAAKETLILLLKSLPIGCYFNVYGFGTSYEAFFPNSVKYTQQTMEEALRRVQLMRADLGGTEILTPLQIIYGEPSIPGHSLQLFIFTDGEVTDTFSVINEVRRNRTKHRCFSFGIGEGASTSLIKGIARVAGGTSEFITGKARMQSKALSALKRALQPAVEDISVSWDLPRGLSAKMLSPEQTVLYRGQRLIIYALLSGTMPPADTTGEVCLKYMLQGKSFENRVTFSLQPKPDDNFTIHRLAAKSFLQTKDMGFRDTPAKDKKDVLKVSIDCGVISSQTAFIAVNKSLNKPVQGPLARRDVPRPILLGAASMIPRFYGGAHSKPSSSYSPPASQPTRTNHYPSVSYQQDDYKPCRPMISKEMCALVFGDNHLVQLISLQNADGSWYPDENLAGILGRSLEDLLAAIPVKDANSSSWATVLAMVWLHSNAKQMKCEWELLEKKARTWIRIHAASIMQELVKAAIAFTKSSVDPAIFAL from the exons TAGCCCCATGGCGCTCCCTGGTGGTTTACTAACCCGCGGTGAGGAGCCAG TACCACTGAAGAGCATCAGTGTAACCTTGTCCATTCGTGAGTTTGTGGCTGGTGTGTCTGCCACCTTAAACTATGAGAATGAGGAGGAAGTTCCTTTGGAGACCTTTTTTGTGTTCCCCATGGATGAAGACTCAGCTGTCTACAGCTTTGAGGCCGAGATTGAtgggaagaaaattaaagcagaattAAAGGATAAGAGGAAG GCCCACAGCATCTATGAGAGTGCCTTAAGCAACCGCCGCCAAGCTTTCCTCCTGGAGGAGGACCGGTACTCCAGGGACGTCTTCTGTTGCAATGTGGGGAACctgcaccctgggtcaaaggtggCACTCACTCTGAAGTATGTGCAGGAGCTACCCCTGGAAGCAGATGGGACCCTACGCTATGTGCTCCCAGCTGTCTTGAATCCTCGATACTGTCGCCCTG GATCATCTGAGGACAGTTGCCTAAATATGAAGACTCCTGTAGTCCCTTTGGAGGAACTGCCCTATACATTCAGCATGATTGCCACCATCAGTTCCCAGCATGGCATTGAGAGGATCCAATCCAACTGCCCCTTCAGTCCTATGGAGTACCTTGGAGATGATAAGACCTCTGCTCAG GTTTCCTTGACTGAAGGACACAAATTTGATCGAGATGTGGAACTCCTGATTTACTACCGTGAGAAGCATACCCCCAGTGTAGCCGTAGAGATGGGGCAGGCTAAAGACAACCCAg ATGGTTTGATGAAGGATCCATCTGTGATGGTGTGTTTCTATCCAAACATCCCAGAAGTTGAGTCACCAGTTATCTGTGGAGAATTTGTCTTCCTCATGGACCGCTCAGGAAGTATGCATTGCCCCATAAGTAAACAGGATAAATCTCAGCTGCGCATAGAGGCAGCCAAG gAAACACTGATTTTGCTGCTGAAGAGTTTGCCTATAGGCTGTTATTTCAATGTCTATGGATTTGGAACTTCCTATGAGGCATTCTTTCC GAATAGCGTGAAATACACTCAGCAGACCATGGAGGAAGCACTGAGGAGAGTTCAGCTTATGCGGGCTGACCTGGGGGGCACAGAAATCTTGACACCACTCCAGATCATCTACGGGGAACCTTCCATCCCGGGCCACTCCCTACAG CTTTTTATCTTCACAGATGGAGAAGTTACTGACACATTTAGCGTAATTAACGAAGTCAGGAGGAACAGGACGAAGCACAG ATGTTTCTCCTTTGGTATTGGAGAAGGAGCCTCTACCAGCCTAATAAAAGGCATTGCCCGTGTAGCAGGCGGCACTTCAGAATTTATCACCGGCAAGGCCAGGATGCAGTCCAAG GCTCTTAGTGCCTTAAAACGTGCTCTACAGCCTGCAGTAGAAGATATTTCTGTGAGCTGGGATTTGCCTCGTGGCCTGTCTGCTAAAATGCTTTCACCAGAACAGACTGTCCTCTATAGGGGTCAGAGGTTAATCATCTATGCCCTTTTGAGTGGGACCATGCCG CCAGCAGATACGACAGGAGAAGTCTGCCTCAAATACATGCTCCAGGGCAAGAGTTTCGAGAATAGGGTGACATTTTCTCTGCAACCCAAGCCCGATGACAA CTTCACCATTCACCGCCTTGCTGCTAAGTCCTTTCTCCAGACCAAGGATATGGGCTTCAGGGACACTCcagcaaaagataaaaaagatgtgcTGAAGGTCAGCATTGACTGTGGAGTCATAAGCTCCCAGACAGCCTTCATTGCCGTCAACAAAAGTCTCAACAAGCCAGTTCAGGGGCCTCTGGCTCGTAGGGATGTTCCAAGGCCAATTCTGTTGGGTGCTGCTTCAATGATACCACGATTCTATGGAGGTG CTCATTCAAAGCCCTCATCCTCCTACTCTCCTCCTGCATCTCAGCCCACGCGGACCAATCATTACCCAAGCGTGTCATATCAGCAGGATGATTACAAACCCTGTAGGCCCATGATTAGCAAGGAGATGTGCGCTCTAG tCTTTGGGGATAATCATCTTGTACAGCTGATTTCCCTCCAGAATGCAGATGGTTCCTGGTATCCAGATGAAAATCTGGCTGGGATCCTAGGTAGAAGTTTAGAAGACCTACTGGCTGCAATCCCTGTCAAG GATGCAAATTCCTCAAGCTGGGCCACAGTCCTGGCAATGGTCTGGCTGCATTCCAATGCTAAGCAAATGAAGTGCGAGTGGGAACTTCTGGAAAAGAAGGCCAGAACGTGGATCCGCATCCACGCAG CCTCCATCATGCAAGAGCTTGTGAAAGCTGCTATTGCTTTTACCAAGTCATCCGTGGACCCCGCCATCTTTGCCCTCTGA